The DNA region CTGGTGCCTGAGTATCAGGACCGCGTGCCATTGCGCGCAGCATACATCTCCGATAACTACCGGGCCGGTGCCATCATCAGCGAGTGGCAGGGCATCGCCCGCCTCGACAAGTTCGCCGTCGCCGAGCAAGCGCGCGGCGAAGGCCTGGGCAGGGTCATCTGGGAGCGCTTACGCACCCATCACCCGAGCATGTTCTGGCGCTCGCGCCCGGACAACCCGGTGAACGATTTTTACTTCGCCGAGAGCGATGGCTGCATGAAGGGCGATACCTGGAACGTCTTCTGGTACGGCCTCGACGACTTCGACCTGATCCGTGGCTGCGTCGCCTACGCGCGGGCGCAACCGCCGAGCCTGACGGACCACCTGCCATGACCGCGCGGGTCGCGCTGGTGGGCGCGCGCGGACATACAGGCAGCGAGCTGGTCCAGCTGATCGACAAGCACCCCTACCTGACGTTGGCGGCGGCCGGCTCGCGGGCCCTGGCCGGCGACCTCGTGAGGGATCACTACGCCATCGACACGGCGCTCACCTTCGAAGCCTTGACGCCCGCGATGCTCGGCGAACGCGACGGACAGTTCGATGTGGTCATTCTCGCCTTGCCCAACGGGCAGGCGCCTGCCTACGTGGAGGCCCTGGGGACTCACCGAGAGCTGCCCCTGGTGATCGATCTCAGCGCCGACCACCGCTTCGACGAGGCGTGGTTCTATGGCTTGCCAGAGCTCACCGCCAAGCACTATGCGGGCGAACGGTTGATCGCCAACCCTGGCTGCTACGCCACGGCCATGTCCCTGGTCCTGGCACCGGTGGTGCAACACCTGCGTGGCGGTGTGGCCTGCTTCGGCGTTTCCGGCTACAGCGGCGCCGGCACCACGCCCTCGCCACGCAACGATCCCGATCGCCTGCGTGACAACCTGCTCCCCTACGCGCTCACCGACCACCTGCACGAGCGAGAGGTCAGTCGTCACGTTGGCCTTCCGGTGGCCTTCACGCCTCACGTCGCTGCGTTCTTCCGCGGCATCAGCATGACCGTTACCGGTTGGCTGGCGGACGCGCACACGCCAGCGGATCTCGCCAGCCACTACGCCGATTGGTACGCCGAGCATCCGCTCGTGACGGTGGCCGAGCACATCCCGGAACCGCGCGCCCTGGTGGGCCGCTACGGTGCCGAGGTGGGCGGCTTCGGGCGCGGCGGCCAAGGGCCGGGACGGATCACTGTCGTGAGCGCCCTCGACAACCTCCTGAAGGGCGCCGCCTCGCAGGCTATCCAGAACATCAACCTGGGGTTGGCCCTACCCCCTCTCACCGGACTCAAGCCATGACCGACGATCGCCGAGACTCCCCTTCGCCCACGTTGCTGTGGGCTAAGCAGCACACGGGCGAGGTGGACGCTGCCCTCATGGCCTTCATGGCAGGCGATGACATCATCCTCGACCGCGAACTGTTCGTACACGACATCGAGGCCTCGCGCGTTCATGCAGCCGCCCTGGCGTCGATCGGGATCCTCAAGGCGCAGGAACTCGCGGCGATCACCGCTAGCCTCGAGGCGCTGCGCGCGGCCTATTCCAGTGGCGACTTCGTCCTCGATGCGCGCTACGAAGACGGCCACTCCGCCATCGAGGACTGGCTAACGCAGCAGTTGGGCGATCTCGGCGCGAAGATCCACACGGGGCGCAGCCGCAACGATCAGGTGCTCGTCGCGAGCCGGCTCTACCTGCGCCAGGCCCTCGAGGAAGTGCAGACCCGTTGTGCGCAGCTCGCTGACATCTGCCTGCGCCGCGCGGAGGCGGACATGCTCACGCCGATGCCCGGCTACACCCACTTGCAGCGCGCGGTGGTGTCCTCCTTGGGGCTGTGGTTCG from Pseudomonadota bacterium includes:
- the argC gene encoding N-acetyl-gamma-glutamyl-phosphate reductase, with translation MTARVALVGARGHTGSELVQLIDKHPYLTLAAAGSRALAGDLVRDHYAIDTALTFEALTPAMLGERDGQFDVVILALPNGQAPAYVEALGTHRELPLVIDLSADHRFDEAWFYGLPELTAKHYAGERLIANPGCYATAMSLVLAPVVQHLRGGVACFGVSGYSGAGTTPSPRNDPDRLRDNLLPYALTDHLHEREVSRHVGLPVAFTPHVAAFFRGISMTVTGWLADAHTPADLASHYADWYAEHPLVTVAEHIPEPRALVGRYGAEVGGFGRGGQGPGRITVVSALDNLLKGAASQAIQNINLGLALPPLTGLKP